Within the Chiloscyllium plagiosum isolate BGI_BamShark_2017 chromosome 31, ASM401019v2, whole genome shotgun sequence genome, the region caaaaaacCAGCAATATCAAAATTCTTTCCAGTTATTCTGGTAACTATGATGTTGCACTGCTTATACATCAGTTgcataaaaacaggaaatgttttAGATGCAGTCACCAAATAATGACTAAATTTTATGGGGGGTGAAGAAAAACCTTGTATTTACATAGTACATCTCCCAACCTTGGCTCCTCAAATTGTTTAATTAAAATATGGAATCACTGCTGCACTGTAGATAATGTGGCAACCAAGTTACACATTTTTATCATAGAGCAATGAAATAATAaccagacagatttttatttaagtGATGTTGATGAAGGGACAGATAATGATATGAATTGTATATAAACTGATGAGCTTCATAAATTGATCAGTAAAATTCTTTCCAAAGATGGTCTGAGTAGTAGTAGTGATTTGACTAATATTATGGTATTGATTATCAATGGTAAATGTAGCATGCGGTGGGTGGGGTACATTTTATTTCCAATCCTGTGATGAGCATTGTTTGGACATTCTTTCATTCAGGGTACCCTGGAGTTTCTAGAAGAGGAGCTGACTAGATTCTTTGCCATAAAACCACAGTCTGTGTACAAAGCAATGCTGGAAAACAGGTAAGATAATTTCCCGAAAGCAATATGTTAAAAGTTTTTACGtcttaaatgaaaaaaaagctcTTTATTGCACTCTAAATGCTGAAATATTCACTATTGGTGGTTTGTGGGGAAACTAAATTGGCTTGACCTGTTgcgaaaaataataaaatgttgtaTTTTTGCTACTTTATTTTCATTCGTCAATGTTTCAACATCATATTTGACCCAAATCAATAATGAAATTTCATCTAGAAAGCAAGTAACTAGGAAAGACCAGTAGTGGCTGAGAATTCAGCTGTGGTTTTGTTTGGAAAGAACACTGAATTTAGTCTTTGTAGTGTTGgataaatgtgatttttaaaaatatttttggagCCACAAGTCACTTTCCATACATTTGTACATCTGTTTCAGCTACGAGAGATTATTACTTCATGCCCTTTGTCAGTATCTAGACCTTGTCTCTCAAAGTAAGTTTTACATCAGTGCTTTGTTAATTCAGCTTTGTACTTGGCGTGTAATTGAACTTGCCATACCACTTTATTTGTGCAATCTTTTATAGGTTCTGACTGCAATGGAAAACGGCAGACAGAAGTAAGCAACAAAGGGACAGATTTTCTGCCTCCTGTGCCTCTGTTATCTGCCTACCTAGAACAGAAGAGATGATCATGAAATTATCCCCATCATATTTCAGTTGGACGTGTCAATGTTAAGTGACTAATCAGCTGCCAAAGTATCTTTGTGTAAAATCCTCCATGCTGCTTAGTCACACATTAGGAACTAAAACCAATGGTTCCTATTTTATGGATATAAAGTTATTGATTGCTTTATCTGCTTAAAGCCACAAATACATTTTTGAAGGTAATGTTCAGTTTTGAAGATTGATCAAAAAATATGATGTACCACTTTAATTTTTCTATATTTTGCTTTCTGGTATATTCAATATTGATGGGGAAAGTAAATGTCTTCTGCAGACTGGTTTAGGTGACATTGAATGCTATAGCTACTTGTTTAATTTATGAACAATTCTAGTTTGTTTTTTACTCTGCCTGGCTTGTGGGAGCCACCCAAtatttggtggggggtgggggggggggggcacagatggaggagctgaataattCCAGAGATGCACCAACTTCAGATTTTTATCTAATTTGCCAATTCTCTATCTAAGAGTCTGCAATGAGTTAGTATTGGTGTGATCACACTGCTCACTGAGAATTCCCATGAGTCTATAAACCCTAAACCTACTGGGATGTATAGCTAAGGAACCACACATACATGAAGAGTATTTTATCTCTAATATGGTGGGTTGTTGGAAAATATTTTAACACATCATAAAGAATGTTTAGTTGTGTATCTGTAGGTAACATTAGGTATTGTGGAAAGTAATAGAATCTTCTGCATGTGATTTGTATTAATTTTATTTCAAGAATTAATAGACAAATTAAGAGTCAATATGGATTTTGGCCTGTATATTATAAATAAGGAAGAAAAATACAGACTTTGATTTGGACTGAAATAGGTGAAGTGTTGTTTGGTATTACTTATCTGGAGATTTCCACATGGTGTGAATTTAGTCACCAGGAATTACGATTTTTAAATAAGTTAACTTCTGTTTCATTAAGCATGCGCTGTTTAGTAAACAAAGTTTGTCAAAGTGATATTCAGCACTCAGACCTTGGGTAATTTTAACATTTCTACAGAATTTCATTATTTTCTCAGCATTGTTCTGTTTGCTAAGTAAAATATTTCCAGTTGCAGTGTCACACACTTGCCACCTACTTTAGCTGCTGTGACTCAATGCTCCTCATCAGCTGGTGTGTAAATGTTACTTAATTTCAGTTAAACAGTCGTGAGAAGTCCCAGCTTCAGTTTCCTAATTAGTATGGACTTGATAGTTGGCAGCTGAGACAGCAGACAGCAGTTTAAGATCAGTAATTTAACTTGGGATGGAACAAACATTCCACAATCTGTGACAAGATGACTGGACTAATTTCTTTTGGTGGTCAAGTTGTCTTTTCTTTCAGTGGTCaagttgtcttttttttcaaGAGGCTAGCTTGTTTGGCATGCTTATTATTTGCATTATTTTCTAAAAACACCTGCAGGACTTTTGTCTTTGAAAGATATCAATGCTGACTGACGCCCAAAAAAAGTCTACATCTGTCCTACAAAATATGGTTCTGCAGTTTTACTTTCAGAATTGTTATAATCTGCCAATCCTTTTTATAAAACTCAATTTCCAATGAGTTACTAAATGACAGTTTTGCAGTTTTGATTACGAATCACTGTCTTTTTCTGCTAAACCACTTCCATTTTTAGTTGTAATGCAGAAATACTTTAAAAAATTAGTCATTGTTATCTGGTCTTCACCTTCTTGCAAATCCAATAGACCAATATATTAATAAATTCTAGAAGGTAGACTTTTTCATGGAAAAACTTTAAGTACATTGGTTGGCTTTGTCTTAAAGGTTTCTGTATAGTATGTAGAAATTGTTAACAAACAAACTTCAACCTGTTACATATTTCATGTTATCAGGATGGAATAGAAGGCAGAATAAAAGATTGATTTAATTCAAAATCCTTGTCACAAATGTTATTCATTGTCTCAAGCCACTTAACAATATAAAGATAGCTGATGTTTTATCTTTTGTTGTGTACTCTGCACCCAAAAgatttctaatcccatttttaaaatgtaaatttaaaataaattcagcAAAATATACTAATTCtttaactttattttgttttcatacaaattatttatataccataaaaatatattttcaacatTTGGCTTAAACTGCTAACATATACAGCAATTTAATGAACTTGTCGCACATCCAAGATCATGAAATTACAGGCATTCCCCATATTGCAAAGGAGTTCCGTTCTTGAGTCCATTCCAAGTTGcagcacaatgcaggacaatataaaatagccattTGTAAGTATAGGCAATGTTCAAATattagatctttaaaattacatccctGTATGGCATTGTTTGTATACAGGAACTCTTAAGTTGGGGTCCCCTATATTTTTCAGCACTCCAATTATTGCATCAACACAAATTCCTGTCTGTTAACAAATGCATAATTGTTTAATTATCTGTACATGTTAAGCAATACAACAATAATAACACTTGCATCCACAAGTCACTAAATTGCCAGAGTGGTGTTAAATCTCAATTCATTTGCTGATTTAGGCACTTCTGTAAATGGACAGAAATCAAAAGCCCAGAGTACACAACTGCCTGAGAGTTCAGGCAAACTATTACTTACAACTAGGATGTATATTTTAGAGTTACTCTTGACCAAATAATCCCTTTCCACCTTGTGTAAAAATATTAAGCACTACTCAGTTTTATACACACCACCACCAAAGACTGCACACGATCAAGCAAGGCAACAGCAATGATCATTCTTTATACAAAAAGGGACAGCAAAAAATTTTGGACTTTTAACTTTTCTATTCCAAGTATTTAAATTGAACACTGACATGAGTACAAGATTCTAATCACACGCTTCCTGTATTCAAAATAAGGAGAACAGTTATATTCTTGTTTTCTAAAGGGTTAATTATTGATGCAAACATAGGTGAAAATCTGCAACTGAGTGACGGATGTCACTATTACAGGTTTAAAGTTCCCTTTGGTAATCTCAGACTTGTACTGTTTTACTGTAAGAATCCACAGacattatatttaaataaatcagAGAAAATTACAAAGCTCAACAATGCAATCACGCCAGCTTAATTTTATATACatatttattttctgaataaTTACATAGTAAAGCTTTCACCACATCCACATGTTCCTTTAATATTTGGGTTATTGAAAATAAATTCACTAGAGAGTTTTGTTTCAATATAATCCATTTCTGTGCCTAGTAGGGTTAACTGTGCTTTCTGGTCAATGAACACACGCACACCTGAAAATGAAATAATGCAATGAATGGACTAGTTAATAGTGTAGAATAaggcagtttttaaaatattcattaattGAATGATCAAAAGCTTACAGCAGACAGTCTGTCCTTTTGAATACCTCAAGTGAACCTGCATCCATTAAATTTACAGGCAGCATATTCTTGTCAAACTACTCATTGTGTGAGTTTTTTCTGAAGCATCCTTGTTTCATTTACACATACTTTAATCTCCTCAGCACAGGCAATATTGGTGAGACCAGATGAAGATTCATGGCAGGGATGGAGATCTGGATATTGCCTTTGCCTTTGATTTCGGCTCTTGTTAATTCGACTATTATATTTTAAGATGGCGCTGGAGAGCTCTGTACACCTGTGCtcaggcacatgtgacaatataaTCGAAACTAGTCTAATCTAACCACAGTAAATACGGTATATGTGTGAATCAAGAAGTGTGAGCCAGTTCATCTATCACTGTACTCATTGATCTAAAGTGGCCCTAGTCAAGGTAACATTGATTTTAAGTGCTCATACTTATTCTATAGTCCTTTCATGGCCTTGATTTTCACCAATCCATAAGTTTTGTTACTCCTCTAATATTGGCCTCTTGAGAATCCCTAGTTTTAGCGGCTCTACCTCTGGGGttctgttttcagttcagtaGGCTTTAAGCCCCAGAGTTCCTCTCAAAATCTTTGTGCATTTCTACTTTTACTTCTTTAAGACTTTTCTTAAAAGttctctttgaccaaacttttggcATTTCACTCTAATATACCTTAGACAGATCACTGTTAAATGCTGCTTTATAAAACTCTTCTACAAAGTGTCTTTTATTACTTTAAATACAAATTACTATCGAATCAAATGGTTGTGCATCTGTCTTGCTCTAGAAACATAAACAAAACTCCAACCTAGCATGCCAAAGCACTATTGAAAGACTGTTATACTGACAGTGGTCTCATCATTTGAATGATACATCAAACTGAACCCAAGGCAGATATAAAATATTCCTTGGCATTATTGTGAAAAGCTAGGAAATTATTGCCAGTATTCTGACCAATACTTTGCCTCAATAAATATCACAAAATACaagattatttggtcattatcatGTTGCTGCTTGTGGGGGGTTGCTGTGGACCAATTGGTTGCTCTGACTACAACAGTGAATACGCTTAAAATGCTTTAAATTGAGACAACCTGAATGGCTCTAtgctaattcaattttttttttgtttatcttcCTTTGGAAATCAAAGTTCCATATTCCTTGTAAAGACAAGGTTTCCCACACGTCAAACAAACACCATCAGTCAGTTCTCTTTCACTTTCTGAAGAAAATTCATTAATGTAAAGCAAGCACAAGCAACAGACCACTTGCTGCAAATTGTTGACTTGAAAATTATGAAAATGTGAGGCTTGAAAGCTAACATACATAAacgaaaaggaaaataaattcccAGCAAACCAAGAATGCTTAGTTTGGATTGATGTTTCAAAAACAAATGTGGTAGACTCGACAAACAGATTTCACCATGAATTAAGAGATTGCTAACATTGCATACCATCCTGATTAACTTCTTCATCAAACTTCCCTTTCTCTGTTGCATACTCTATCATGTACGAGAGACCACTGCAGCCACGAGTGCGGACTCCAACTTTCAAACCAACCTGAAGAATAAATGGGAAAACTCTATAAACAACAAGTTGCATTAAAGCAGGATTAGTGCAGTTTTAATAAATACTTACAGAATAAGTCCTGAAATGAAACTAGGATACGCCCTTAACTGTACATATAAAATCATAAATAAAGGTCCTTAGAACATTGAAACATAATAACATAATCTATCTTTTCAATACGATTGTAAGAAAAATAGGTATATCTAAATCATGTGAATAATTAAGAGAGTGCTAGTCCTCTAGAAAATGAGAATGTGGAGTTGATGGTAAGTaaaaaagaaaatggcagaatTCTTTTTGCTCAATGCTTCACTATGGAAGACACACAATGTTCCAGTGATAGCTATAAATTAGTGGGTGAAATGAGGAGAGAAGCTTAGTCAAATTACAATCGCCAGGGAAGTGGGaccatgctttttttttattattcaaggGTTGTgatccagcattcattgcccatccctggttgccattgagaagacagtgatgagctgcctgcttgaaatGCTGCAGCCCATTTGGTGTAGATACATCCAGAATGCTCTTCGGGATGGAGTTTCAGATTTTAAGTCAGCGAGTCATGGAGCTGCAGGCTGATAAGCCTCTGTGTACTGAGTAAGTGCATTCTAGGGTCTTCGAAAAAGTGGCTAATGGGGCAGAAGATgtgttggtgttaattttccagaATTCACAAGTTTCTGGAAAGGCTCCACAATTgcagtagatagaatagtgaagagggcatttggtttgctttcctttattggacagagcattgagaaggtctgggaggtcatgttgtggctgtacaggacattggctaggccacctttggaatattgcatgcgattctggtctccttcctatcagaaggatgttgtgaaacttgaaagggttcagaaaagattaacaaggatgttgccaaggttggaggatttcagctacagggaaaggctgaataggctggggctgtttttcctggagcatcggaggctgaggggtgaccttatagaagttataaattcatgaggggcatggatagggtaaataaccaaggtcttttccctggggtgggggagtccagaactagatggcataggtttcaggtgagggggggaaaagatttaaaaggggacctaaggggcaacgttttcatgcagagggtgtgcatgaatggaatgagctgccatgagctgtggtggaggctggtacaattacaatatttaaaaggcatctagatggatgtatgaatagaaagggtttagagggatatgggactaaattaggataggatatctggtcggcatgaacgagttggaccgaaggatctgttttccagctgtacatctctatgactaagactCTATGACCGCAAAGTAGCAAATGTAACCTCTATTCAAAAGGCAGGCAACCACATTTGTAAGCCAATTAGCTTAACATGTGTCTTGGAACATaagagaattaggccattcagcccacttcaccattgaatatgatcgtggctgatcgaAACTTCATTGCCTTTCAACCATACAATTCCCATAACCATTCATGCCATATATAATGAAAAAAAACTATCAACGTCCACATTATTCACAAAGACTGGGCTTCCATGGACCTCAgggttagagaattccaaagactctccactctcagtcctaaattgtaTTCCTCTTAATTTTAAATTGTGCCTCTTGGTTCTTCTGTCAAAAGTGTTATAATCAATCATTAGAGAGGTATAACTGGCACTTAGAAAAAGTCAAGGAAGGAGTCAGTGTGGTTAcgtaaaagggaaatcatatttaacgAACTTACTGGAGTTCTGTGCTGTGGATAAGGGGCATCTGTTCATGAAGTGTACTTGGATTTTGTGAGGCAGTTGACAAGGTGCAGCAGGAAAGCTTATTGCATAAAGTAAAAACGTATTGTGAAGGAAGAACAAGAAATTGGGCAAAGAGCTCAGAATTGCAGGGTGGGGGAGTAGAATCCTGCACTTTGAGGGTGGGGAAGGAGAGGATGAGATCGGAacagaggggaagagagagattttGACTTGGGAGTGTGGTGAGAGATCAGGAGTGGAGGCAGAGCGGAGTAGGGGGTGGAAGATAGTCAGAGACGGCAAAAGCTCCTGGCTCCTGGGCTTCCTTTGTCCCTGCTTCTGTGacctctctccaccactgaagcCTAACATGTGCAGTGATACATTGGCATGTGACATCACAGCAAGTGTATGTGATGATGTCAGTGCTTAGAAACATGACTGTTCCCAAATGAGTGTGAATGCACAATTGCCCACAGATGTCAATGAACACTGCCTTAATTCTATTGCCTAACCAAAATCTATTCACCTCTGTCTATTATTCAATGATCCCATGTCctctgcc harbors:
- the LOC122565254 gene encoding iron-sulfur cluster assembly 1 homolog, mitochondrial-like, with translation MATAVRASVRAARDRRLRVPARAALLLTSSAINRIKTLLQQRPECVGLKVGVRTRGCSGLSYMIEYATEKGKFDEEVNQDGVRVFIDQKAQLTLLGTEMDYIETKLSSEFIFNNPNIKGTCGCGESFTM